In one Mustela lutreola isolate mMusLut2 chromosome 8, mMusLut2.pri, whole genome shotgun sequence genomic region, the following are encoded:
- the SEC61A2 gene encoding protein transport protein Sec61 subunit alpha, producing the protein MGIKFLEVIKPFCAVLPEIQKPERKIQFREKVLWTAITLFIFLVCCQIPLFGIMSSDSADPFYWMRVILASNRGTLMELGISPIVTSGLIMQLLAGAKIIEVGDTPKDRALFNGAQKLFGMIITIGQAIVYVMTGMYGDPAEMGAGICLLIIIQLFVAGLIVLLLDELLQKGYGLGSGISLFIATNICETIVWKAFSPTTINTGRGTEFEGAVIALFHLLATRTDKVRALREAFYRQNLPNLMNLIATVFVFAVVIYFQGFRVDLPIKSARYRGQYSSYPIKLFYTSNIPIILQSALVSNLYVISQMLSVRFSGNFLVNLLGQWADVSGGGPARSYPVGGLCYYLSPPESMGAIFEDPVHVVVYIIFMLGSCAFFSKTWIEVSGSSAKDVAKQLKEQQMVMRGHRDTSMVHELNRYIPTAAAFGGLCIGALSVLADFLGAIGSGTGILLAVTIIYQYFEIFVKEQAEVGGMGALFF; encoded by the exons ATGGGCA tcaAATTTTTAGAAGTTATCAAACCTTTCTGTGCAGTTCTACCAGAAATTCAGAAACCTGAAAGGAAA ATCCAGTTTAGAGAGAAGGTACTATGGACTGCCATaactctcttcattttcttagtATGTTGTCAG ATACCACTGTTTGGAATAATGTCATCAGATTCTGCAGATCCCTTCTACTGGATGAGAGTTATTCTTGCATCTAACAGAG GAACTTTAATGGAATTGGGTATCTCCCCAATTGTAACATCTGGTTTGATTATGCAGTTGTTAGCTGGAGCCAAAATCATTGAAGTTGGAGATACACCCAAAGATAGAGCTCTATTCAATGGAGCCCAGAAAC TATTTGGTATGATCATTACCATTGGGCAAGCCATTGTGTATGTCATGACGGGCATGTATGGGGATCCTGCTGAAATGGGTGCTGGCATCTGTCTCCTTATCATTATTCAG TTGTTTGTTGCTGGTTTGATTGTGCTGCTGTTAGATGAGCTGCTACAGAAGGGTTACGGCTTGGGGTCTGGTATTTCCCTCTTTATTGCCACCAACATCTGTGAAACCATTGTCTGGAAGGCCTTTAGTCCCACTACTATTAACACTGGCAGAG GTACCGAGTTTGAGGGTGCAGTCATAGCGCTCTTTCATTTACTGGCCACCAGGACAGACAAGGTCCGAGCTTTAAGGGAAGCTTTCTATCGTCAGAATTTACCCAATCTCATGAACCTCATCGCTACGGTCTTTGTGTTTGCCGTTGTTATATATTTTCAG ggaTTTCGTGTTGACTTGCCCATCAAGTCAGCCCGGTATCGAGGACAGTACAGTAGCTATCCCATCAAGCTCTTCTACACCTCGAACATTCCCATTATTCTCCAGTCGGCCTTAGTGTCAAACCTGTATGTTATTTCCCAGATGCTGTCTGTTCGATTTAGTGGCAACTTTTTAGTAAATTTACTAGGACAGTGGGCT GATGTCAGTGGGGGAGGACCTGCTCGTTCTTACCCAGTAGGAGGGCTTTGTTACTATCTTTCTCCTCCTGAGTCCATGGGTGCCATATTTGAGGATCCTGTCCATGTGGTTGTTTATATCATCTTCATGTTGGGATCATGTGCATTCTTTTCTAAGACATGGATAGAGGTGTCTGGTTCCTCAGCCAAAGAT GTAGCTAAGCAGCTTAAAGAACAGCAAATGGTAATGAGGGGCCACAGAGATACCTCTATGGTTCATGAGCTTAATAG GTACATCCCCACGGCGGCAGCGTTTGGTGGCCTGTGCATCGGCGCCCTGTCAGTGTTGGCTGACTTCCTCGGGGCCATTGGCTCTGGCACCGGCATCCTGCTTGCCGTCACTATTATTTAtcagtattttgaaatttttgtcaAGGAACAGGCTGAAGTCGGTGGGATGGgtgctttgtttttctaa